Genomic DNA from Kluyveromyces lactis strain NRRL Y-1140 chromosome C complete sequence:
TGTTATACTATTTTTTATAATTACTACTACTTTATACACGTAACCACCTTTTTAATATAAGAATAACAATTTGTATTATTTTTTACTTTCAAGATATTATCAAGATCCTCACAGTAAGAAAAAAGCTTACTTTTCTGAAGTACCTGCCGCTGATAGTATCAAATATCATACAGCAGAAGCTGATGCTTTTTACagattcaaaaatataCCTAACTACTTTTAGAGAAGTGCTCTGTTACCGTTCAAGGTACTGCCTTAGATAGTTTTCGTTGTGTCGATGTGTCGTCGGGACGTTTGTTCTAGTGAATTTATTCGCCGACATGTCTCTGTCACTAGTCAGTTTAAAAGCTTGACACAAACATACGTGACACAGTTTGGCTAGCAAAAACACAAAGAGGCGATGTATATGACGAAAAACCATGTACTTAAATATGCTTCGAAATtaagtttcttctttaggTAGACCTTTGCGTTGGGGtgattttgatcttcatATTATCATACAGCCTTTTCAACGCTAGATAACAAGGTTATCAGTTGGGTACCAACCACTCATTGCGACTAATACCGtcgttgaagaaaagaacattgaTCTAAACAATTGAAGTGATTGCTTGCCAAACATTAATCATCCCTCCTTTCCATCCTGTGTCAGCCTTGAGCCTAGCTATAAACCTCGCTCTTATCGAAAGTAGGTTTGAAGAAGACAGTCCACTAGACAGAATTATCGCTTTCGGTTGATCACTTTTCTTTGCTAACTTAGATTAACCTTGCAAATTTAGCTATCCATTAACAGCATGCTCTCGCTACAACAGTTTCAATTGCTCGAATGTGTGGGTAAGGGGAATTTTGGTGATGTGTATTTGGCCCATTACCTAGGGAGCAATCAAGAACCAACTGATCCAAAAATCCCTAAAAATGTACCGCTAGCCATCAAATGTATCAATTTGGAACACTCCAACGAGCCTATTGACctattgttgaaagaaatttatTTCCTTTCGACATTGCATTGTCCTTACATCACTCATTATTATGGAACATTTACTGGGGATTGTAATCTTTATATTGTCATGGAATATTGCAGTAACGGATCcttattgaatttattaAGATATTATTCCAGATTGACAGAACAGACTACGTGCTTTATCATCCTGCAAGTATGCCACGCATTGGAATATTTACATGAGAAGAGACTCATTCATAGGGATTTAAAGGCTGCCAATATTTTACTAAATGACGACGGGGAAGTAAGATTGGCAGATCTTGGTGTCACTGGTCAATTAAAGTTCAACTCTACTAGACACGGAGGTAAGAATTTAAACACCTTCGTAGGCACTCCGTTTTGGATGGCTCCCgaaataataaaaaacCAAAGCTATGACGGTAAATGTGACATCTGGTCTCTAGGTATTACGACGCTAGAATTGCTAAATGGTAAACCGCCCATGTCACATTTAGATTCAATGAAAGCTTTGATGAGAATCCCAAAATTGAATGCAGATAGTATTTTACGCAACATGGACATTTCACCTTTGGGAAAAGATTTTATTCGTTCATGTTTACAACAAGATCCTAATCAAAGACCAACTTGTAAACAGCTTTTGCAACACAAATGGTTAAAGAAATGTTCAATTACAAATATAATGGAAGAGATAACAGTAATGAAGACAAACCAAATTCTCTCTAAAGAAAAGCCGCGGTCCTGTAAACCAAGGTTCCCATTATCAGATAAGGTCTATAAAACAAACTTACCAAATCAATTGGAAAGCTGGAGGTTTGAAGACGAATCTGTCTTGAGATTCGATGGATTAGGAGATATTCCAAACTTATATAACAACAgcaataacaaaaatgaaatggCAAACAGCCCATTATTGACGAAGCAACAGCTGAGAActccaaatatttcaacacCGACGTCAGCTTTATCTCCCACCTCGATGGCTATCTCTCCAAAAACCAATCTTTCTACTCCAGCGACAGAAAGTTATGAGGATGTGAGCTCATCCCCAAGTGAACAAAAGATGAAACTAGGCCatgaaaatcaaaatattgattattggaaagatgtctttctttactcgttgaagaaagttaGACAAAGAGCCATCAATGA
This window encodes:
- the SPS1 gene encoding putative serine/threonine protein kinase SPS1 (similar to uniprot|P08458 Saccharomyces cerevisiae YDR523C SPS1 dispensable for mitosis involved in middle/late stage of meiosis required for spore wall formation serine/threonine kinase homologous to Ste20p expressed in middle/late meiosis), with product MLSLQQFQLLECVGKGNFGDVYLAHYLGSNQEPTDPKIPKNVPLAIKCINLEHSNEPIDLLLKEIYFLSTLHCPYITHYYGTFTGDCNLYIVMEYCSNGSLLNLLRYYSRLTEQTTCFIILQVCHALEYLHEKRLIHRDLKAANILLNDDGEVRLADLGVTGQLKFNSTRHGGKNLNTFVGTPFWMAPEIIKNQSYDGKCDIWSLGITTLELLNGKPPMSHLDSMKALMRIPKLNADSILRNMDISPLGKDFIRSCLQQDPNQRPTCKQLLQHKWLKKCSITNIMEEITVMKTNQILSKEKPRSCKPRFPLSDKVYKTNLPNQLESWRFEDESVLRFDGLGDIPNLYNNSNNKNEMANSPLLTKQQLRTPNISTPTSALSPTSMAISPKTNLSTPATESYEDVSSSPSEQKMKLGHENQNIDYWKDVFLYSLKKVRQRAINEPTKETVKSLTRYMGDLEKDFPGLSEALVQEISTRVAKLKNL